GTGGGGAATGCATTTACCTTGGTTGTCCCAATAAAGCATCCTCTACGATGTCGGCGAGCAACTCAAGTTTGCCCTTTTGTAAAAATTCAACCGGACAAGTCTTATCAAAATGCGGATTAGGCGTATTGAGCCACGAACGCAATGATTTCACTGAACCCGTAGCGCGCGTTATTCCAGAAGCAATTCGTTCAAAGTGAAATAGTCCGGATTGAATCGATTGCGAATCAGGAGTCTTATGAATAGCTTGCGGTGTTTTGCCAATGCATCTAGCGATATCGGCCATTGTGATACCAAAAGTCTTACTGATCAATTCCGCGTCGAGACGACCACTAGTGTCATTGCGTAACTCTTGAATCATCGGTACAAGTATTTTGTTCACCGGCTGCGAATCAAAATCGCGCATGAGTTTAAAAATGCGCCAAAGCAATTCGTTGGCATCAATAGGGGTTCTCACAAAGTCAATGCGAATATCATGGGTCTGTTCCAGATCTTCAATTGGAGCACTGCCGAGAAATATTACTGGACCTGACCAATGTTGGCTCCTCATTTGTCTCAAGAGCTCAAAGCCAGATAGGTTAGGCAACTCAACGTCTAGAACGACCAGGTCTGGTTGTTTGGTTGCGAAAGAGGCGTGCCACTGCTCTATAGACTGGGCCCGATCAAATTCCAATCCTAGATGGTTTGACAAAGCGACCTGAACGTCCTGTCGGAGACACGCATCCGGATCAAAAACTAGAGTTCTTTGTAAGTTCATGCCTGTTACCCAAATAGTGAGGAGCGACGAGTTTAGATAAACCCATTATAAACCATTTATCAACCAAAAATCAACCCTCCACTCTTGCCGCATACAGACATTGACAGTTTTAGAAGTTTGCGTACATAATGATAATGTACGAGGTTATTTAATACATATGAGACAAAAAGATCGAGATAAATTCGTAAAGTTAGCGAATCAACGCGTAAACAGGGTTATTAAAGGACTGCAGTTGATCGGCAACCTGGCAAACAGGTCCAACTACTCCTATACAGAAGAGGACATAAGGCAAATCTTTCAGACCCTGAAAGCTGAAATGAAACGCTCCGAAGATCGCTTCCTGGCTATGAACGCAAGGGAAACAGAACGATTTCGCCTGGAATAGGCAAAATCGAGCACACCGTCTCGCATCGGGACTGGAATAACAACTAACATTAATCGAAGGGTGACAGAGATCGCGTGCCACTTCGTTTGCGTTCGGTCATGCCTGCTCAAATTCATTGTTGAGCAGGCATGACGTCCTTGCCAGGGAACATCTGAAAAATGGCATCGTCATTTACCGTCTAAGTACGTCAACTCAATCCGCGGCAGCGTGAATCATCCCAGAAAGTAACAGATTCAAAGCCAGATTGGAAAAAGAGCTAAGCAAATGGAAAGCAGTGTCAGCTAGTCCCGGTAATCCAACACATCTGGCTGATTTAAGTATGAACGTTGATGGTTTTCCCAACAGAAGCGTTCTTTATTGATCACTAACCTATTTTTTAAATTGGAGTACAAACTATGAAAACCGCACTTGCAGCGGCCGATGCCCCTGAGACACTAATGGCTTCAATCAAAGCTGAAGATGAAAAAGAAATCCCTGATTACAAGCGTCTGGAAAAGCTTGTCGGCAACTTTGTTGAAACTGCCGACCCGGATACTTATTGCATCGACTTTTATGTCGCCGAGGCAATGTACATCCTTACCAGAGCTTACATCTTAAATAATGAACAAGGCAAAGCAAAAACAACTCTTGCCCAGCTCTACGACTTTGTTCGAAACGCCGAGTCAGAAAACAGTCCGCAGGCAACTTACCTCTATCACTTGTTCGATCAGCTTCACGACTACTCGGGGCTAATTGAATACTGTGATTACTTGTTGCCGGTTGTTGAGAAATACTACGCCACCGAGATCAAGGAACGTGGTGGTGTCATCTACAAAATCGGCATGCCGCCACATCAGAAGGAGCGACTCCGGGCTGATGTACTCACCGCCGATTTGGAAATAATGAAGGAACGCATTGCACGTTTTCGGAATAAGGCACAACAAGCCATCAACGAAATACAAGCTGCCGAAAATTTGATCCGCGGCTGCACCATACCAAGCACATCTCTTACTAAAGAGAAGACTGCCATTTAATTACTTATTTTGCGTCTCCGCTGGGCTTCGCCGGCGGAGACAGAGGAAAACACTATGTACAGAGAAAGAGCTAATGATGCTCCATCCACAGAGCTACCGTTTTATCACAAAGAGTCCGCCGGAGTTGTTAACTCCTATTTGCTGAAGGCACCAGATGCAGCTGCTTATCTTGGAGTCAGCCTAAGCTGGCTAAAACAAAAAGGTAAAAGCATCCCCTACGTCAGGATTGGGATCAAAAACAAAAGATGGCGCATTCAAGATCTTGACGCCTTCATTGCGAAGAACGTTCGTAACGCACAATAAGCAGGAGAGGGCTTTTCAATCGAATTCAAGCAGGGTTACAAAAGCACTCATCGAAAAGTTGAAGGCTTTGATATCACTTCCTCCACTTTCACCGCAAAACTCTGTCAACCGATAAGGCAACACAGACTTTCTGTCTATGCCTGTGCACTCTTCTTATCAATTTCCCGTTTGTCAATTTGTCGAGCAGTATTTATGATAATAGGCAGCTTTGTACATGTAGAATCGTACAGTGAAGCGAAAAACAATCCAAGAGGAAAAAATGTCAGACGATGATCGATTTGACGAAGATAAACAAGATGGAGACGAAGCTGGATACAGCCTCCCGAACACCTTCAAATCTGCTAACACCAACTCTCAGTGGCATCTGACTCCAAAACAACTCCTGAGAATATTTGGAGTCGTTATCTTCGCTACACTATTTGTGATCTCGCTTCCTTTCCTGTATTTTGGGGGACAGATTTTTTGGGAGTACAATCGTCAGCATATTGCTCCTATTCCATTCGACCGACAAACCTGGCTCAAATCGGGATCCACGAGCAGCATGCGTCAAAGAATGATCAACGATCTTACTGAAAAGTACAGACTTGAAGGACTGAGCAAGGAACAAGTCGTTGAGCTATTGGGTCCCTATCAAAAATTCGGCAATAGTGCCGACTGGGGCGATATGGTTTACCCTATCGGGTCATTTGGAATGGATACGATGTGGCTTTCCATTTGGCTTCACGAAAACAAAGTTGACAAGCACCGGATTCAACCAGATTAATTGAAGCACCTTTTACCCAAAACGATAATGCGCCGTGCCATTGATAGTTAATTCT
The Candidatus Obscuribacterales bacterium DNA segment above includes these coding regions:
- a CDS encoding response regulator; translated protein: MNLQRTLVFDPDACLRQDVQVALSNHLGLEFDRAQSIEQWHASFATKQPDLVVLDVELPNLSGFELLRQMRSQHWSGPVIFLGSAPIEDLEQTHDIRIDFVRTPIDANELLWRIFKLMRDFDSQPVNKILVPMIQELRNDTSGRLDAELISKTFGITMADIARCIGKTPQAIHKTPDSQSIQSGLFHFERIASGITRATGSVKSLRSWLNTPNPHFDKTCPVEFLQKGKLELLADIVEDALLGQPR
- a CDS encoding helix-turn-helix domain-containing protein, giving the protein MYRERANDAPSTELPFYHKESAGVVNSYLLKAPDAAAYLGVSLSWLKQKGKSIPYVRIGIKNKRWRIQDLDAFIAKNVRNAQ